In Pedobacter sp. W3I1, one DNA window encodes the following:
- a CDS encoding lipoprotein signal peptidase has product MKGYTKPLIVIFLVLLADQLVKTWVKTHMYLGQEFHIIGKWFIIHFTENNGMAFGMEFGGEFGKLALSLFRIAAVAGIGYGLHYLIKHKYHRGLILNVALIFSGALGNIIDSVFYGKIYGYESWFHGRVVDMFYFPIAEGHFPSWVPIWGGEEFVFFRPVFNLADAAISVGVILILIFQKNYFKEDVKDEVSINSEIVED; this is encoded by the coding sequence ATGAAAGGCTATACCAAACCTTTAATTGTTATCTTTTTAGTTTTACTGGCCGATCAGCTGGTTAAAACCTGGGTTAAAACGCACATGTACCTTGGTCAGGAGTTCCATATTATTGGAAAATGGTTTATTATCCATTTTACCGAAAATAATGGGATGGCTTTTGGGATGGAGTTTGGTGGTGAATTTGGCAAATTAGCCTTATCACTTTTTCGTATTGCCGCTGTTGCAGGAATTGGTTATGGCTTACATTACCTCATTAAACATAAATATCATCGTGGTTTAATCTTAAATGTTGCACTGATTTTTTCTGGCGCATTAGGAAACATTATTGATTCTGTATTTTACGGAAAGATTTATGGTTACGAAAGCTGGTTTCACGGTCGTGTGGTAGATATGTTCTACTTCCCAATTGCAGAAGGTCACTTCCCTAGCTGGGTTCCAATTTGGGGAGGCGAAGAGTTTGTTTTCTTCAGACCTGTTTTTAACCTTGCAGATGCAGCCATTTCAGTTGGGGTGATACTTATCCTGATTTTCCAGAAAAACTACTTTAAAGAAGATGTAAAGGACGAGGTGAGCATCAACAGTGAGATTGTAGAAGATTAA
- a CDS encoding DUF4269 domain-containing protein, giving the protein MINFLDISYLHSGNEKQIKAYHVLTDNKVLEKLSPYHPILVGTIPINIDIENSDLDIICEVSDNNKFIDKLDALFGSEKDFTISESTEFNAIKATFLMGGFEIELFGQNIPTTQQNAYRHMLVEYKILLGKGEKFRQDIIDLKNQGYKTEPAFARLLGLNGNPYEELLKLES; this is encoded by the coding sequence ATGATCAACTTCCTCGACATATCTTACCTCCATTCTGGTAATGAAAAACAGATAAAAGCTTATCATGTCTTAACCGATAATAAGGTTTTAGAAAAACTTTCTCCCTATCATCCAATTTTAGTGGGCACCATTCCAATTAATATCGATATCGAAAACAGCGATCTGGATATTATTTGCGAAGTTTCTGATAATAATAAATTTATCGACAAATTAGATGCATTGTTTGGATCTGAAAAAGACTTCACCATTTCTGAAAGCACAGAATTCAATGCGATTAAAGCCACATTTTTGATGGGTGGGTTTGAGATAGAGCTGTTCGGACAAAATATTCCCACCACACAACAAAATGCTTATCGGCACATGCTTGTGGAATACAAAATACTTTTAGGAAAGGGAGAAAAATTTAGACAGGACATCATTGATCTCAAAAACCAAGGTTATAAAACGGAGCCAGCTTTCGCTAGGCTATTAGGTTTGAATGGCAATCCTTACGAGGAATTGCTGAAATTGGAGTCTTAG
- a CDS encoding TraR/DksA C4-type zinc finger protein, whose protein sequence is MENSNKTRYSDSELQEFKELIQDKLRSSKEELNSLTTSLSNPNANGTEDTSGAYKTLEDGSATMEKEQINQLAARQKKFIDNLENALVRIENKTYGICRETGKLIPKERLRAVPHATLSMEAKLKQS, encoded by the coding sequence ATGGAAAACAGCAATAAAACACGTTACTCAGACAGTGAATTACAAGAATTTAAAGAACTAATTCAAGATAAATTACGCAGTTCTAAAGAAGAACTTAACTCGTTAACAACTTCTTTAAGCAATCCGAATGCAAACGGAACCGAAGATACTTCAGGTGCATACAAAACACTCGAAGATGGTTCTGCAACAATGGAAAAAGAGCAGATCAATCAATTGGCTGCCCGTCAGAAAAAATTTATTGATAACCTGGAGAATGCTTTGGTGCGTATCGAGAACAAAACTTATGGTATTTGCCGCGAAACAGGCAAGTTAATTCCAAAAGAACGTTTACGCGCTGTACCTCATGCAACTTTAAGCATGGAAGCTAAATTAAAGCAGAGTTAA
- the odhB gene encoding 2-oxoglutarate dehydrogenase complex dihydrolipoyllysine-residue succinyltransferase → MSLEIKVPPVGESITEVVLSRWIKNDGDVVEMDEVIAELESDKATFELTAEQAGTLKIIAAEGDTLAIGAVVCKIEDGGAAANPKSEVESPKSDAQAPAAVAEAPKTPDSTASKDSYATGTPSPAAGKILAEKGIEASAVKGTGVDGRITKDDAVKAEAGKKPEAPKASAPVVAAAPAGSRGERREKMSPLRRTVAKRLVAVKNETAMLTTFNEVNMKPIMDLRGKYKDQFKEKYGVGLGFMSFFTKAVTEALKDFPAVNGRIEGEELVYNDFADISIAVSAPKGLVVPVIRNAESMTLAQIEKSVLELALKARDSKLTIEEMTGGTFTITNGGVFGSMMSTPIINAPQSAILGMHNIVERPVAEKGEVVIRPMMYVALSYDHRIIDGRESVGFLVRVKQLLEDPARLLLGI, encoded by the coding sequence ATGAGTTTAGAGATAAAAGTTCCACCTGTTGGTGAGTCGATAACCGAAGTTGTTTTATCACGTTGGATAAAAAACGATGGCGATGTTGTTGAAATGGATGAAGTGATTGCCGAATTAGAATCGGATAAAGCAACATTCGAATTAACTGCAGAACAAGCTGGAACTTTAAAAATCATAGCAGCCGAAGGCGATACCCTTGCCATTGGTGCAGTAGTTTGTAAAATTGAAGATGGTGGTGCAGCTGCTAATCCAAAGTCAGAAGTTGAAAGTCCTAAGTCTGATGCACAAGCTCCAGCTGCGGTAGCTGAGGCCCCAAAGACTCCAGATTCAACAGCTTCTAAAGACTCTTACGCAACCGGAACTCCATCACCTGCTGCTGGTAAAATTCTTGCAGAAAAAGGAATTGAAGCTAGTGCGGTAAAAGGTACTGGTGTGGATGGCCGTATTACAAAAGATGATGCTGTTAAGGCAGAGGCTGGTAAAAAACCAGAAGCACCTAAAGCTAGTGCACCAGTTGTTGCTGCTGCTCCTGCAGGTAGCCGTGGCGAGCGTCGTGAGAAAATGTCTCCACTGCGTAGAACGGTTGCAAAACGTTTAGTTGCTGTGAAAAATGAAACCGCAATGTTGACTACTTTTAACGAGGTTAACATGAAGCCAATTATGGATTTACGCGGTAAATATAAAGATCAGTTTAAAGAAAAATATGGTGTTGGTTTAGGTTTCATGAGCTTTTTCACTAAAGCAGTTACCGAAGCTTTAAAAGATTTTCCTGCGGTTAACGGTCGTATTGAAGGTGAAGAATTGGTTTATAACGATTTCGCTGATATTTCAATCGCGGTTTCTGCTCCAAAAGGTTTGGTAGTTCCGGTAATCCGTAACGCAGAAAGCATGACTTTAGCTCAGATTGAAAAATCGGTTTTAGAATTGGCTTTAAAAGCACGTGATAGCAAATTAACCATCGAAGAGATGACTGGTGGAACATTTACCATCACCAACGGTGGTGTATTTGGTTCAATGATGTCTACTCCAATTATTAATGCGCCACAATCGGCTATTTTAGGTATGCACAACATTGTTGAGCGCCCGGTAGCTGAAAAAGGTGAGGTGGTCATCCGCCCGATGATGTACGTGGCTTTATCTTACGATCACAGAATTATCGATGGACGTGAGTCTGTTGGTTTCCTGGTTCGTGTGAAACAATTGTTAGAAGATCCGGCTAGATTATTATTAGGTATATAG
- a CDS encoding DUF1080 domain-containing protein: MKLYYTFLLLFIISSSTFAQKSLFNGKNLNGWHVDVPAMDKKPDTINPFIVRNGMLVSLGTPGGHLITDKIYKNYQLTVQYRFAGKPGNCGVLVHASTPRALYGMFPKSLEVQIQHKDAGDFWCIEEDITVPDMLSRRGPKENWGVNGDKLRRIKNLTDDSEKPLGEWNTMVIQCLNDEVKVWVNGTLVNYGTNCTASSGQIALQAEGSEVEFKQLDLKPIKALSK, from the coding sequence ATGAAACTTTACTATACCTTTTTACTGCTATTTATCATTAGCAGCTCAACATTTGCTCAAAAAAGCCTTTTTAACGGAAAAAACCTAAATGGCTGGCACGTAGATGTACCCGCAATGGATAAAAAGCCCGATACCATTAATCCATTTATTGTCCGCAATGGGATGCTGGTAAGTTTAGGTACGCCGGGTGGGCATTTAATAACTGATAAAATTTATAAAAATTACCAGTTAACAGTACAATACCGCTTTGCAGGCAAACCTGGTAATTGTGGTGTTTTAGTCCACGCATCAACGCCAAGGGCTTTGTATGGTATGTTTCCAAAATCTTTAGAAGTTCAGATACAGCATAAAGATGCAGGTGATTTTTGGTGTATTGAAGAAGACATCACGGTACCCGATATGCTTTCCAGACGTGGGCCTAAAGAAAACTGGGGAGTAAATGGAGATAAACTGCGTAGGATTAAAAATTTAACAGACGACAGTGAGAAACCGCTTGGCGAATGGAATACTATGGTTATTCAATGTTTAAATGACGAAGTTAAAGTTTGGGTAAATGGTACACTGGTAAACTACGGCACAAATTGTACAGCAAGTAGCGGGCAAATTGCTTTACAAGCCGAAGGCAGTGAAGTAGAATTTAAACAATTAGATTTAAAACCAATTAAAGCGTTGTCTAAATAG